A DNA window from Alicyclobacillus vulcanalis contains the following coding sequences:
- a CDS encoding histidine phosphatase family protein, protein MEIWLVRHGETDWNVEGRVQGWTDVPLNEVGRQQADRLADWLKSVHVDHIYSSDLERALETARRVSRATQAPITVRPCLREHYFGQAEGLLRSESLRRFPNGAPDREPPEKATERIVKCLKDIAKHHPQGRVVIATHGGVVRTLLRWMGVPYTSIDNTSVTRISVVGDTFHALGVNETPHLAGSKALRQSNG, encoded by the coding sequence ATGGAAATTTGGCTCGTTCGACATGGAGAAACCGACTGGAACGTGGAGGGGCGCGTGCAGGGCTGGACCGACGTGCCGCTGAACGAAGTCGGCAGACAACAGGCCGACCGGCTGGCCGACTGGTTGAAGTCCGTACACGTTGACCACATTTACTCAAGCGACCTCGAGCGGGCCCTAGAAACAGCGCGCCGCGTAAGCCGAGCCACACAGGCCCCTATCACGGTGCGGCCGTGCCTACGCGAACACTACTTCGGACAGGCCGAAGGGCTGCTTCGGTCTGAGAGTCTGCGCCGATTCCCGAACGGCGCGCCGGATCGCGAGCCTCCAGAGAAGGCAACCGAGCGCATCGTGAAGTGCCTGAAGGACATCGCCAAACACCACCCGCAGGGCCGCGTGGTCATCGCCACACACGGAGGCGTGGTCCGCACGCTGCTTCGCTGGATGGGCGTTCCGTACACATCCATCGATAACACGAGCGTGACCCGGATCTCCGTGGTGGGCGACACCTTTCACGCGCTCGGGGTCAACGAGACGCCCCATCTCGCCGGCAGCAAAGCGCTGCGTCAGTCCAACGGGTGA
- the gcvPB gene encoding aminomethyl-transferring glycine dehydrogenase subunit GcvPB, protein MTIQREGLEPLIFELSRPGRRAYELPELDVPEADMTDIEPYLRETPARLPEVSEVDVVRHYTALSQKNHGVDSGFYPLGSCTMKYNPKRNERYSRLDGFARLHPWMPEECVQGALALMHELAGYLAAITGMDAVSLQPAAGAHGEWTGLMMIRKYHVDRGEASRVEVIVPDSAHGTNPASVSMAGLRVVTIPSRPDGRVDLEALRQAVSDRTAALMLTNPNTLGLFERDIVEIARIVHEAGGLLYYDGANMNAIMGYARPGDMGFDVVHLNLHKTFSTPHGGGGPGAGPVGVKAFLEPYLPAPVLEKQGDRYVWNANRPQSIGKVKGFFGNFGVLVRAYAYIRTLGAEGLKQVSESAVLNANYVLHQLKPYFEAPYEGPCKHEFVISGKRQKELGVRTLDMAKRLIDFGVHPPTIYFPLIVEEGMMIEPTESESKETLDRFVEIMREIAREAEEEPEVVRSAPHRTIVGRLDEVKAARQPRLRHPLD, encoded by the coding sequence ATGACCATCCAACGGGAAGGGTTAGAGCCCCTCATTTTCGAACTCAGCCGCCCAGGCCGAAGGGCGTATGAGCTGCCCGAGTTGGACGTGCCGGAAGCGGACATGACCGACATTGAGCCGTACCTCCGCGAGACGCCGGCTCGACTCCCCGAGGTCAGCGAGGTCGATGTCGTAAGGCATTATACGGCGCTCTCCCAGAAGAATCATGGCGTGGACAGCGGTTTTTACCCGCTCGGGTCTTGCACGATGAAGTACAACCCGAAGCGGAATGAGCGCTACAGCCGATTGGACGGGTTTGCCCGCCTTCATCCGTGGATGCCCGAGGAATGCGTGCAAGGAGCGCTCGCGCTCATGCACGAACTTGCCGGGTACCTTGCCGCCATCACCGGGATGGACGCGGTCAGCCTGCAGCCGGCCGCCGGAGCTCACGGCGAATGGACGGGGCTCATGATGATACGCAAGTATCACGTCGATCGCGGCGAAGCGTCGCGCGTCGAGGTCATCGTGCCGGACTCTGCGCACGGCACAAATCCTGCGAGCGTCAGCATGGCGGGCCTGCGCGTCGTCACGATTCCGTCCCGCCCGGACGGGCGCGTCGACCTTGAGGCGCTGCGCCAGGCGGTCAGCGATCGCACGGCCGCCCTCATGTTGACCAACCCGAACACGCTTGGGCTCTTCGAGCGCGATATTGTCGAGATCGCCCGTATCGTGCATGAAGCGGGTGGTCTGTTGTACTACGATGGTGCGAACATGAATGCCATCATGGGTTATGCGCGCCCGGGGGACATGGGTTTCGACGTGGTTCACCTCAACCTGCACAAGACGTTTTCCACGCCACATGGAGGCGGCGGGCCGGGCGCGGGACCCGTGGGCGTGAAGGCGTTCTTGGAGCCGTACCTGCCTGCGCCGGTGCTTGAGAAACAAGGGGATCGGTACGTGTGGAACGCCAACCGGCCCCAGTCCATCGGGAAGGTCAAGGGCTTTTTCGGCAACTTCGGCGTGTTGGTCCGGGCCTATGCCTACATCCGGACGCTCGGCGCCGAGGGCCTGAAGCAGGTTTCGGAGTCGGCGGTCCTCAATGCCAATTATGTTTTGCATCAGCTGAAGCCCTATTTTGAGGCGCCGTACGAGGGTCCGTGCAAGCACGAGTTTGTTATCTCAGGCAAGCGCCAAAAGGAGCTCGGCGTGCGTACGCTGGACATGGCCAAGCGGCTCATCGACTTTGGCGTGCATCCGCCAACCATCTACTTCCCGTTGATCGTGGAAGAGGGCATGATGATTGAACCGACGGAGTCCGAGAGCAAGGAAACTCTGGATCGCTTCGTCGAGATCATGCGGGAAATTGCGCGCGAAGCTGAGGAAGAGCCTGAGGTGGTGCGCTCGGCTCCGCACCGAACGATTGTGGGGCGATTGGATGAGGTCAAGGCCGCGCGGCAGCCTCGGCTGCGTCACCCGTTGGACTGA
- the gcvPA gene encoding aminomethyl-transferring glycine dehydrogenase subunit GcvPA produces the protein MSRFGYLPHTNEDRDVMLRELGVASVEELFRDIPSSVRLTTELALPRPMSELELNKHMEQLAGRNRHLGQWVSFLGAGAYEHYQPSVVDAILSRSEFYSSYTPYQPEMSQGLLQAIFEYQTMVAELTGTDIANASMYDGVTALAEAALVACQHTRRDKVVVASTLHPDARKVLRTYANGQSIQLEMVPHRSGVLDVQALERLVDADTACVCVQYPNFFGAIEDVRAIAEIAHRHGALLVVQAYPIALGLLEAPGKMGADIVVAEGQPLGISPSYGGPYLGVMAVKEFLMRRIPGRLVGETTDAQGRRGFVLTLQAREQHIRREKATSNICTNQSLCAIAATVFLAYMGKEGLQEMARQNYHKAHYFRQKLLEVPGIEPLFEGPFFNEFTVRLSRPVLEVERSMMERGYLFGYALTGSEGVSGEGVVLAVTEVRTRAEMDGAVDALEEVLAR, from the coding sequence ATGTCGCGTTTTGGCTATCTTCCCCACACGAATGAAGATCGGGACGTGATGTTGCGTGAGCTAGGCGTGGCGAGCGTGGAGGAGCTGTTTCGCGACATCCCCTCGTCCGTTCGCCTGACGACGGAGCTTGCGCTGCCAAGGCCGATGTCGGAACTCGAGCTCAACAAACACATGGAGCAACTCGCGGGACGCAATCGCCATCTCGGTCAATGGGTGTCCTTTTTAGGAGCAGGGGCATACGAGCACTATCAGCCGAGCGTCGTCGACGCCATCCTGTCTCGGTCGGAATTTTACTCGTCCTACACACCTTATCAGCCGGAAATGAGCCAGGGGCTTTTGCAGGCCATTTTCGAATATCAGACCATGGTGGCAGAGCTCACGGGAACGGATATCGCCAACGCGAGCATGTACGATGGCGTGACGGCTTTGGCGGAAGCCGCGCTTGTCGCTTGCCAACACACGCGGCGGGACAAGGTCGTGGTAGCCTCCACCCTCCATCCGGATGCACGCAAAGTGCTGCGCACCTATGCAAACGGGCAGTCGATTCAACTCGAGATGGTTCCGCACCGCAGCGGGGTCCTCGATGTGCAAGCCCTTGAACGTTTGGTCGACGCCGATACGGCGTGCGTCTGCGTCCAGTACCCAAACTTCTTCGGTGCCATTGAAGACGTGCGAGCCATCGCCGAGATCGCCCATCGCCACGGCGCGCTTCTCGTCGTGCAGGCGTATCCCATCGCACTCGGCCTGCTCGAGGCACCGGGGAAGATGGGGGCAGACATCGTCGTGGCGGAGGGCCAACCGCTTGGCATCAGCCCGTCCTACGGTGGCCCGTACCTCGGCGTGATGGCGGTGAAGGAGTTTCTCATGCGCCGCATTCCGGGGCGCCTGGTCGGAGAGACGACGGACGCGCAGGGCCGGCGCGGCTTTGTGCTGACGCTTCAGGCGCGCGAACAGCACATTCGCCGCGAGAAGGCGACTTCGAACATCTGCACGAACCAGTCGCTGTGTGCCATTGCGGCGACCGTATTCCTCGCGTACATGGGCAAAGAAGGGCTTCAGGAGATGGCGCGGCAAAATTATCACAAAGCGCACTACTTCCGCCAAAAGCTGCTCGAGGTGCCTGGGATCGAGCCGCTTTTCGAGGGGCCGTTTTTTAACGAATTCACCGTCCGCCTCTCGCGCCCGGTTCTCGAAGTCGAGCGATCCATGATGGAGCGAGGATATCTGTTTGGATACGCCCTCACCGGCAGCGAGGGCGTATCGGGTGAGGGCGTCGTCTTGGCCGTCACGGAAGTCCGAACACGCGCCGAGATGGACGGAGCCGTCGACGCACTCGAGGAGGTGCTTGCGCGATGA
- the gcvT gene encoding glycine cleavage system aminomethyltransferase GcvT: MVRRTPLYDLHLRYGARMVDFHGWEMPVQYTSILHEHRAVRTDVGMFDVSHMGEIEVSGPDSLGWLQGLLTNDLSRLKPGRALYTLMTAEDGGTLDDLLVYQWDETRFWLVVNAANRDADSHWLREHVKGAQVRLVDRSDDVALIAVQGPRAVERLEQLGLSLASLRPFSFTSARFQNGEVMASRTGYTGEDGFELYTDAATANALFEALYELGVTPCGLGARDTLRLEACLPLYGQELRRDVTPLEASLAPFVKFEKGDFVGRAALERQAAQGPARRLVGMEMADRAIPRTGYGVYVKERKVGEITSGTMSPTLERPIGLALIEAWAAEGAEELAVDIRGKLHPARLVATPFYRRPKAAPRAIKEEG; the protein is encoded by the coding sequence TTGGTAAGACGAACGCCGCTTTACGATCTCCACCTTCGCTACGGGGCCCGAATGGTGGACTTCCATGGTTGGGAAATGCCCGTGCAGTACACGAGCATTTTGCACGAACACCGGGCTGTGCGCACGGATGTCGGAATGTTTGATGTGTCTCACATGGGCGAAATTGAAGTCTCTGGACCCGACAGCTTGGGGTGGCTTCAAGGTCTGTTGACGAACGATTTGTCCCGGCTGAAGCCAGGGCGCGCCCTGTATACGCTCATGACCGCGGAGGACGGCGGGACCCTGGACGACCTTCTCGTGTATCAATGGGACGAGACGCGGTTTTGGCTCGTCGTGAATGCGGCCAACCGCGATGCAGATTCCCATTGGCTGCGGGAACACGTGAAGGGCGCTCAGGTGCGACTCGTGGATCGATCGGACGATGTCGCGCTGATCGCGGTACAGGGGCCGCGTGCGGTCGAGCGGTTGGAGCAATTGGGTCTGTCGCTCGCGTCTTTGCGTCCCTTCTCGTTTACGAGCGCTCGTTTTCAAAACGGTGAGGTCATGGCTTCGCGAACGGGTTATACGGGCGAAGACGGCTTTGAACTGTATACGGATGCCGCGACGGCCAACGCACTGTTCGAAGCCTTGTATGAGCTCGGCGTCACGCCTTGTGGGCTGGGCGCCCGTGACACACTACGTCTTGAGGCCTGTCTCCCGCTTTATGGCCAAGAGTTGCGTCGGGACGTGACCCCGCTCGAAGCATCACTGGCGCCTTTTGTCAAATTCGAAAAGGGAGATTTTGTGGGCCGCGCCGCGCTTGAACGCCAGGCAGCGCAAGGACCGGCCCGGCGCCTTGTCGGCATGGAAATGGCGGATCGCGCCATTCCGCGGACAGGCTATGGGGTGTATGTGAAAGAACGTAAGGTGGGCGAGATCACATCGGGAACCATGTCGCCCACGCTCGAGCGGCCCATTGGACTTGCGCTCATCGAAGCATGGGCGGCAGAGGGTGCGGAGGAGCTCGCGGTGGACATCCGTGGCAAATTGCATCCCGCTCGTCTGGTCGCCACGCCCTTTTATCGGCGCCCGAAGGCCGCGCCGCGGGCCATCAAAGAGGAGGGATGA
- a CDS encoding DEAD/DEAH box helicase, with protein MREVANVTLSAQHRPWSFSFGGLDVETEFEALLHTGRGSRDADWELFRLAAIARQAWMAPAFDQLLALEHVQFTPLPHQVETALRVVRDLRGRAILADEVGLGKTIEAGLVLKEYLVRGLVQKALVLVPASLVSQWTRELTQKFRISATPQRDEWTWTTEGVIVSSLDTAKRPPHADRIREQWWDLIIVDEAHKLKNPNTKNFQFLNQLQHKYMLFLTATPIQNQLKELHTLVTLLKPGELGNSAEFSERFVASPRKPKDPAGLRQTVSRVMIRNRREDGALELPKRHVQTLPVELTPDERAFYEAVQAFLRSEFERSRLAHTSILPLITLQREICSSAYAALLSLEKMMKKTRDPDRARRLSALIDQGAAIGRYAKVETVLRMLENAPDKVIIFTEYRASQDFLMYTLKKHGISAVPFRGGFRRGKKDWMRELFSKKIRVLVATESGGEGINLQFCNYMINYDLPWNPMRLEQRIGRIHRLGQTQPCHIVHLVTQNTIEEHIMRVLQDKIRMFEAVIGRVDEIVADVRFDRWEKLIFEAAMTSRDDEEFVNHLRSIQLDDLVARKGGTR; from the coding sequence GTGAGGGAAGTCGCCAATGTCACCCTGAGCGCACAACATCGTCCCTGGTCGTTTTCTTTTGGCGGACTGGACGTGGAAACCGAATTTGAAGCGCTGCTCCACACCGGGCGTGGCTCCCGAGATGCGGACTGGGAACTCTTTCGCCTGGCCGCCATTGCGCGGCAAGCGTGGATGGCGCCTGCCTTTGATCAACTGCTGGCGCTCGAGCACGTGCAGTTCACCCCGCTCCCTCATCAAGTGGAAACCGCTCTTCGCGTCGTGCGCGATCTGCGTGGGCGCGCCATTCTAGCCGATGAGGTGGGGCTTGGAAAAACGATTGAAGCCGGACTCGTGCTCAAGGAATACCTGGTTCGCGGACTGGTCCAGAAAGCCCTTGTGCTGGTCCCCGCATCGCTCGTGTCGCAGTGGACCCGCGAGTTGACCCAAAAATTTCGGATCAGCGCGACGCCGCAGCGGGACGAATGGACCTGGACAACGGAGGGCGTCATCGTCTCCTCTCTAGACACGGCCAAAAGGCCACCGCACGCCGACCGAATCCGAGAACAGTGGTGGGATCTCATCATCGTCGATGAAGCCCACAAGCTGAAAAACCCGAACACAAAAAATTTTCAATTCTTAAATCAACTGCAGCACAAGTATATGCTGTTCCTCACAGCCACCCCGATCCAGAATCAGCTTAAGGAACTGCATACGTTGGTCACCTTACTCAAGCCTGGCGAACTTGGGAACTCGGCCGAGTTTTCAGAGCGATTCGTCGCAAGCCCCAGAAAGCCGAAAGATCCCGCAGGGCTCCGGCAGACGGTGAGCCGCGTCATGATCCGAAACCGCAGGGAGGATGGGGCGCTCGAGCTTCCGAAGCGCCACGTGCAGACGCTTCCGGTGGAGCTAACGCCCGACGAGAGAGCCTTCTACGAAGCCGTGCAAGCGTTTCTACGCAGCGAATTTGAGCGCTCTCGTCTCGCCCACACGTCCATCCTACCGCTGATCACACTTCAGCGAGAAATCTGCAGTTCGGCGTACGCGGCGCTCTTGTCCCTGGAAAAGATGATGAAAAAGACCCGCGATCCCGACCGCGCCCGGCGCCTTTCGGCGTTGATCGACCAAGGTGCCGCGATCGGGAGGTACGCGAAGGTCGAGACCGTCTTGCGTATGTTGGAAAATGCGCCAGACAAGGTGATTATTTTCACCGAGTACCGCGCTTCGCAAGATTTCTTGATGTACACGCTGAAGAAACACGGCATCAGCGCAGTGCCGTTTCGAGGAGGCTTTCGGCGCGGAAAGAAAGATTGGATGCGCGAGCTCTTCTCGAAAAAAATCCGAGTGCTGGTGGCGACCGAATCCGGCGGAGAAGGTATTAATCTTCAGTTTTGCAATTACATGATTAACTACGATCTGCCGTGGAATCCGATGCGGCTGGAACAGCGCATCGGGCGCATCCACCGGCTGGGCCAGACGCAGCCGTGCCACATCGTGCACCTCGTTACGCAGAACACCATCGAAGAGCACATCATGCGGGTCCTGCAGGATAAGATTCGCATGTTCGAGGCCGTCATCGGCCGAGTCGACGAGATTGTAGCCGACGTCCGATTTGACCGGTGGGAGAAGCTGATCTTTGAGGCCGCGATGACGAGCCGCGACGACGAGGAATTCGTGAACCACCTCAGGTCCATTCAGCTCGACGACCTCGTCGCTCGGAAAGGGGGTACACGATGA